Proteins found in one Nostoc sp. NIES-3756 genomic segment:
- a CDS encoding fasciclin domain-containing protein encodes MRVNQSKLLTNLASVVSLAGVSLLITLPSVAKEVLNPNPTIFQEAPYNRGQLNQTNVSQITKDNNKKPVAQNTGGRTNPRPSIFNEPPYNRGSGTTTAPVTPPSTKPTTQTPATQTPPAGTSSTQDKNLLGLVQSNSSFTTLNKAIQAAGLTETLQGNSNLTVFAPTDAAFAKLPPDALKALLQPENKEVLVKVLTYHVVPGSVLSSDLKSGEVKSVEGGAINVKVGNQGVTVNDAKVVQADIKATNGVVHVIDTVILPPDL; translated from the coding sequence ATGAGGGTGAATCAAAGCAAGCTGCTGACCAATTTGGCAAGTGTAGTGAGTTTAGCAGGCGTAAGTCTCCTCATTACTTTACCATCGGTCGCAAAAGAAGTATTAAACCCCAATCCTACAATTTTTCAAGAAGCTCCTTATAATCGGGGTCAACTTAATCAAACAAATGTTAGCCAGATCACAAAAGACAATAATAAAAAACCCGTAGCACAGAATACAGGAGGGCGCACAAATCCTAGACCAAGTATTTTTAATGAGCCTCCATATAACCGTGGTAGCGGTACTACAACTGCGCCAGTAACCCCCCCATCAACAAAACCAACTACCCAAACACCCGCAACACAAACACCCCCAGCAGGAACAAGCAGCACACAAGATAAAAATTTGTTAGGATTGGTGCAATCAAATAGTTCCTTTACAACTCTCAACAAAGCAATACAAGCTGCTGGACTAACCGAAACTCTCCAAGGAAATAGTAACCTTACGGTTTTTGCTCCCACTGATGCTGCGTTTGCTAAATTGCCACCAGATGCTTTAAAAGCTTTGTTGCAACCAGAAAACAAAGAAGTATTAGTCAAGGTGCTAACTTATCACGTTGTACCTGGTAGTGTATTGTCATCAGATTTGAAATCAGGTGAAGTCAAGAGTGTCGAAGGTGGAGCCATTAATGTCAAAGTTGGCAATCAAGGTGTCACAGTGAACGATGCTAAAGTAGTGCAAGCTGACATCAAAGCTACTAATGGCGTAGTGCATGTGATCGATACAGTAATTTTGCCTCCTGATTTATAG
- a CDS encoding YqaE/Pmp3 family membrane protein: MDLVRILCAIFLPPLGVFLQVGLGKDFWINILLTFLGYIPGIVHAVWVIARK, from the coding sequence ATGGATTTAGTTCGGATTTTATGTGCAATTTTTCTCCCACCTTTGGGAGTTTTTTTACAAGTTGGACTAGGTAAAGATTTTTGGATTAATATACTTTTGACTTTTTTAGGTTATATTCCTGGAATTGTTCATGCAGTTTGGGTAATTGCTAGAAAATAA
- a CDS encoding translation initiation factor produces MSSSKSKSSDKRIVYREFGNDNSAALERPTPELPPKQQDLRVQATRSGRKGKTVTVITGFQTKPEVLADLVKQLKSQCGSGGTVKDNEIEIQGDHKQKILEILIKLGYKAKISGG; encoded by the coding sequence ATGTCTTCTTCCAAGTCTAAATCCTCTGATAAGCGCATCGTCTACCGCGAGTTTGGCAACGACAACTCTGCCGCCTTAGAAAGACCAACACCAGAACTACCACCAAAACAACAAGATTTAAGAGTGCAAGCTACCCGCTCCGGACGTAAAGGTAAAACTGTGACGGTAATTACTGGGTTTCAAACTAAACCAGAAGTTTTGGCAGATTTGGTCAAACAGTTAAAAAGCCAATGCGGCTCAGGCGGTACAGTCAAAGATAATGAGATTGAAATTCAAGGTGATCACAAACAGAAAATTTTAGAGATTTTGATTAAGCTAGGTTATAAAGCTAAAATTAGTGGGGGTTAA
- the trpB gene encoding tryptophan synthase subunit beta — protein MTTTPLSPSTPSNAQVPDTQGRFGRFGGKYVPETLMPALAELESAYEQYRNESGFQAELQQLLRDYVGRATPLYFAERLTAHYARPDGTGPQIYLKREDLNHTGAHKINNALGQVLLAKRMGKKRIIAETGAGQHGVATATVCARFGLECVIYMGVHDMERQALNVFRMRLMGAEVRPVAAGTGTLKDATSEAIRDWVTNVETTHYILGSVAGPHPYPMMVRDFHAIIGQETRAQALEKWGALPDILLACVGGGSNAMGLFYEFVNEPSIRLIGVEAAGEGVNTEKHAATLTKGRVGVLHGAMSYLLQDEDGQVIEAHSISAGLDYPGVGPEHSYLKDVGRAEYYSVTDEEALAAFQRLSRLEGIIPALETSHAIAYLDTLCPQLAGSPRIVINCSGRGDKDVQTVAKFLMPK, from the coding sequence GTGACTACCACACCCCTTTCTCCAAGTACTCCCTCAAATGCTCAGGTTCCTGATACTCAAGGACGCTTTGGACGCTTTGGGGGTAAGTATGTGCCGGAAACCTTGATGCCGGCATTGGCTGAATTAGAATCAGCTTATGAGCAATACCGCAATGAATCTGGTTTTCAAGCAGAATTACAACAACTCTTGCGGGACTATGTAGGACGCGCCACACCGTTGTATTTTGCAGAACGTCTTACTGCTCATTATGCCCGTCCAGATGGTACAGGGCCGCAAATTTATTTGAAACGTGAAGATTTAAACCACACAGGCGCTCACAAAATTAACAATGCACTTGGTCAAGTGTTATTAGCCAAGCGCATGGGTAAAAAACGTATCATTGCTGAAACCGGTGCAGGACAGCATGGTGTAGCTACTGCTACAGTTTGCGCTCGATTTGGTCTGGAATGTGTGATTTATATGGGCGTTCATGATATGGAACGCCAAGCATTGAATGTGTTCAGAATGCGGCTGATGGGAGCGGAAGTGCGTCCGGTGGCGGCTGGGACAGGAACTCTCAAAGATGCTACATCTGAAGCAATTCGAGATTGGGTAACAAATGTAGAAACTACCCACTACATTCTAGGTTCCGTAGCAGGCCCTCATCCTTACCCTATGATGGTACGCGATTTCCACGCAATCATCGGGCAGGAAACTCGCGCTCAAGCTTTGGAAAAATGGGGTGCTTTACCCGATATTCTTTTGGCTTGTGTAGGCGGTGGTTCCAATGCAATGGGATTGTTCTATGAGTTTGTCAATGAGCCATCGATTAGATTAATTGGGGTAGAAGCAGCCGGCGAAGGTGTGAATACAGAAAAACATGCTGCTACCTTGACAAAGGGACGAGTTGGTGTATTGCATGGGGCGATGAGCTATCTGTTGCAAGATGAAGATGGGCAGGTAATTGAAGCGCACTCAATTAGTGCAGGGTTAGATTACCCAGGTGTAGGGCCAGAACACAGTTATTTAAAAGATGTTGGTCGGGCTGAATACTACAGCGTGACTGATGAGGAAGCTTTAGCCGCCTTCCAGCGATTGTCTCGGTTGGAGGGAATTATACCAGCACTAGAAACATCTCATGCGATCGCCTACCTCGACACTCTCTGTCCTCAACTTGCAGGTAGTCCTCGCATCGTCATTAACTGTTCTGGACGCGGTGACAAAGATGTACAAACCGTAGCTAAATTTCTCATGCCAAAATAA
- a CDS encoding CAP domain-containing protein, giving the protein MNRKFTATTMLRPTIYAVAIGTFALTSGASAVSLQNPSPAPKLSSISSNSLLAQYNSRSIRYPIRYYPRQNQNSSGGQNNSQNSSGGQNNSQNSSGGQNNSQNSSGGQNNSQNSSGGQNNSQNSSGGQSDANSASIEQSVFEQINQYRQSQNLSPLTRNAAIDQQARNHSQNMASGKVPFSHQGFEQRVQATGIAYKDAKENVAYNQDKDSATSAVQSWLKSSGHLTNIRSNTNLTGIGVAVNGQGVVYLTQIFIRS; this is encoded by the coding sequence ATGAACAGGAAGTTTACAGCAACTACAATGCTCAGACCGACAATTTACGCCGTTGCGATAGGAACTTTCGCTCTTACCAGTGGAGCGAGTGCAGTTTCTCTACAAAATCCATCCCCTGCACCCAAACTTTCTTCTATCTCTAGCAATAGCCTTCTTGCTCAATATAATTCTCGTTCCATCAGATATCCCATAAGGTATTACCCAAGACAAAACCAAAACTCCTCTGGTGGGCAAAATAATTCGCAAAATTCCTCCGGTGGACAAAATAATTCGCAAAATTCCTCCGGTGGACAAAATAATTCGCAAAATTCCTCTGGTGGGCAAAATAATTCGCAAAATTCCTCCGGTGGACAAAATAATTCGCAAAATTCCTCTGGTGGCCAAAGCGATGCCAACTCAGCGTCCATAGAACAATCTGTTTTCGAGCAAATCAATCAATACAGACAGTCTCAGAACCTATCACCACTCACCCGGAATGCCGCCATTGACCAGCAAGCCAGAAATCACAGTCAAAATATGGCCAGTGGAAAAGTTCCGTTTAGTCATCAAGGTTTTGAGCAACGAGTTCAAGCAACTGGTATTGCTTACAAAGACGCTAAAGAAAATGTTGCTTACAACCAAGACAAAGACTCTGCTACAAGCGCTGTCCAAAGCTGGCTCAAAAGCTCAGGACACCTAACAAACATTAGAAGTAATACCAATTTGACAGGGATTGGTGTTGCAGTAAATGGGCAAGGAGTTGTCTACCTCACGCAGATTTTTATTCGTTCTTAG
- a CDS encoding CAP domain-containing protein: MSRQPAFGIALSMLVLGGGLMAPLIPGHTSTRNTAENSPLSIFSHQVATTTTTFQTTALEKAVFERINRYRAARRLPRLTLNARITQQARIHSRNMARGEVPFSHQGFEQRVNAIPLRYKSAAENVAFNRGYDDPANEAVIGWIDSPGHLKNIKGNYNMTGIGVATNAQGEVYLTQIFLRTR, translated from the coding sequence ATGTCCCGACAACCTGCTTTTGGCATCGCTTTAAGTATGCTTGTCCTTGGGGGAGGATTGATGGCTCCTCTTATACCAGGTCACACTTCTACAAGAAACACTGCTGAAAATTCACCGTTGTCGATTTTTTCTCATCAGGTTGCAACAACTACTACAACCTTTCAAACCACTGCTTTGGAAAAAGCGGTGTTTGAGCGAATTAATCGGTATCGGGCGGCTAGAAGGCTACCAAGGTTGACTTTAAATGCCAGAATCACCCAACAGGCAAGAATCCATAGTCGAAACATGGCTAGAGGTGAAGTTCCCTTTAGCCATCAAGGTTTTGAGCAACGAGTTAACGCTATCCCACTTCGCTACAAAAGTGCTGCGGAAAACGTTGCTTTTAATCGGGGATATGATGATCCAGCTAACGAGGCTGTTATTGGTTGGATAGATAGCCCTGGCCACCTCAAAAACATTAAAGGTAACTACAATATGACTGGTATCGGCGTTGCCACTAATGCCCAAGGTGAAGTCTATCTCACACAGATTTTCTTGCGTACTCGATAG
- a CDS encoding ribonuclease H-like domain-containing protein, which yields MTLQDFQVGDRDLSDAALAEYLQSQAIAVDTETMGLLPQRDRLCLIQLCNPEGKVTAIRIAKGQTEAPNLKKLLEATNVQKVFHFARFDVATLRYHLGIHVQPIFCTKIASKLARTYTNRHGLKDLVQELEQVELDKSSQSSDWGNAANLTQAQLSYAANDVRYLLSAQQKLIAMLKREERWELAQECFRVLPTIVSLDLLQFKDLFEH from the coding sequence ATGACATTACAAGACTTTCAAGTAGGCGATCGCGACCTGAGTGACGCGGCTCTTGCCGAATATTTACAATCCCAGGCGATCGCCGTCGATACAGAAACGATGGGGCTACTTCCCCAGCGCGATCGTCTGTGTTTAATTCAGCTATGCAACCCAGAAGGAAAAGTAACGGCAATTCGCATAGCCAAAGGGCAAACAGAAGCACCCAACCTCAAAAAACTCCTAGAAGCAACAAACGTCCAAAAAGTGTTTCACTTTGCTCGATTTGATGTTGCCACCTTGCGTTACCATCTAGGGATTCATGTCCAGCCGATTTTCTGTACCAAGATTGCCAGTAAGTTAGCTCGTACTTATACCAATCGCCACGGACTCAAGGACTTAGTACAAGAATTAGAGCAGGTAGAACTAGATAAAAGCTCTCAAAGTTCAGACTGGGGTAACGCCGCTAATTTAACCCAAGCGCAACTCAGCTACGCCGCCAATGATGTCCGCTATTTACTCAGCGCCCAACAAAAATTAATCGCCATGCTCAAACGCGAAGAACGCTGGGAACTAGCTCAAGAATGCTTCCGAGTTTTACCGACAATTGTGTCTTTAGATTTATTGCAATTTAAAGATTTATTTGAGCATTAA
- a CDS encoding rhodanese-like domain-containing protein, with translation MANNPLGGIIPQQPPIESQSDVHVLKSRLEWGEPAFTILDVRDRSTYNDGHIMGAMAMPIDDLVDRAASSLERSRDIYVYGASDEQTSQAVNLLRSAGFVHVSELRGGLAAWKAIGGPTEGIVESRTPAGADDYNVVDRLKNHAETQKKDV, from the coding sequence ATGGCTAATAATCCATTAGGTGGAATCATTCCACAACAACCGCCCATTGAATCACAGTCTGATGTTCATGTACTCAAGTCTCGTCTAGAGTGGGGTGAACCAGCGTTTACAATACTAGATGTACGCGATCGCTCTACCTATAACGATGGACATATTATGGGTGCGATGGCAATGCCAATCGATGATTTGGTAGATAGAGCCGCATCATCTTTAGAAAGAAGCCGTGATATTTATGTTTACGGTGCAAGCGATGAGCAAACTTCCCAAGCAGTAAACCTCTTACGTTCTGCTGGCTTTGTACACGTATCTGAACTCAGAGGTGGTTTAGCTGCATGGAAAGCAATTGGTGGCCCAACAGAAGGAATTGTAGAATCTAGAACCCCCGCAGGTGCAGATGACTACAACGTTGTGGATCGACTGAAAAATCACGCTGAGACACAAAAGAAGGACGTTTAA
- a CDS encoding chromophore lyase CpcT/CpeT: MSFSPDLITLGKYLAGEFDNKEQAMSEPIWFVHLRLWQRPIDLFSDNSITLFAEQANIVNLDRPYRQRILRLMPNPDLGTGLYVQYYMPKNPSALIGAGRNPDILKTLTLDQLELLPGCILSVSQQALAPSSYQFTAKPLPDSRCTFTYLGNTVQVSLGFEVTEAQLQTYDKGIDSETGKATWGAITGPYRYTKREQYE; this comes from the coding sequence ATGAGCTTTTCACCCGATTTAATTACTTTAGGTAAATACCTAGCTGGAGAATTTGATAATAAGGAACAAGCCATGTCCGAGCCGATTTGGTTTGTTCACTTACGCCTATGGCAAAGACCCATTGATTTGTTTAGCGACAATAGCATTACCCTATTTGCCGAACAAGCCAACATTGTCAATTTAGACCGTCCTTATCGTCAACGCATTCTGCGGTTAATGCCTAATCCTGACTTGGGAACTGGGTTGTATGTACAGTATTATATGCCTAAAAATCCCAGTGCTTTAATTGGCGCAGGTCGTAATCCTGACATACTCAAAACATTAACTCTAGATCAATTAGAACTACTTCCAGGCTGTATTCTTTCAGTTAGCCAGCAAGCATTAGCGCCTAGCAGTTATCAGTTCACTGCTAAACCCTTGCCAGATAGTCGCTGTACTTTTACTTACTTAGGCAACACTGTACAAGTTTCTCTCGGTTTTGAAGTCACTGAAGCACAATTGCAAACCTATGATAAAGGAATTGACTCAGAAACAGGCAAAGCAACTTGGGGAGCAATTACAGGCCCCTATCGCTACACTAAGCGGGAACAGTATGAGTGA
- a CDS encoding STAS domain-containing protein, whose amino-acid sequence MIQIEQISYTTQDGNTVIVLKPAGRLDITTAWQFRLKLQECISKLSRHVVVNLGQVNFIDSSGLTSLVAGMRDADKVNGSFRICNVHPEAKLVFEVTMMDTVFEIFETEEEALEGVPRSMAS is encoded by the coding sequence GTGATTCAGATAGAACAAATTAGCTATACAACCCAAGACGGTAATACTGTTATTGTCTTGAAACCAGCAGGTCGTTTAGACATCACCACAGCTTGGCAATTTCGTTTGAAGTTGCAAGAGTGTATTTCTAAACTCAGCCGTCATGTAGTTGTGAATCTTGGTCAAGTAAATTTTATAGATAGTTCTGGTCTCACTTCTTTAGTTGCAGGAATGCGCGATGCGGATAAAGTTAATGGTAGTTTTCGCATCTGTAACGTCCATCCAGAAGCCAAACTGGTGTTTGAAGTGACCATGATGGATACAGTATTTGAAATTTTTGAAACTGAGGAGGAAGCTTTAGAAGGTGTACCTCGGAGTATGGCTAGTTAG
- the hemF gene encoding oxygen-dependent coproporphyrinogen oxidase, with the protein MVTNSQTPTVKTKVSPSLPATDAKARVSHFMKQLQDEISQALTKLDGVGTFHEDSWERPEGGGGRSRVLRDGAIFEQAGVNFSEVWGSHLPPSILAQRPEAEGHGFYATGTSLVLHPRNPYVPTVHLNYRYFEAGPVWWFGGGADLTPYYPFAEDAAHFHKTLKQACDEHHPEYYPVFKRWCDEYFYLKHRGETRGIGGLFFDYQDGNGVLYRGPDPKGEAAKYSNQVGEPAPRDWEDLFSFIQGSGKAFLPAYVPIVERRHGIEYGDRQRNFQLYRRGRYVEFNLVYDRGTIFGLQTNGRTESILMSLPPLVRWEYGYQPEPNTPEAELYDTFLKPQDWSNWTPNK; encoded by the coding sequence ATGGTAACTAACTCGCAAACCCCAACGGTAAAAACAAAAGTATCCCCGTCTCTACCAGCGACTGACGCTAAGGCTAGAGTCAGTCATTTTATGAAGCAGTTACAAGATGAAATTTCACAAGCCTTAACAAAACTTGATGGTGTAGGGACATTTCACGAAGATAGTTGGGAACGTCCAGAGGGGGGTGGCGGGCGATCGCGTGTGCTGCGTGATGGGGCAATATTTGAACAAGCAGGTGTAAATTTTTCTGAAGTTTGGGGTTCCCATCTGCCTCCTTCAATTTTAGCCCAGCGTCCCGAAGCTGAAGGGCATGGTTTTTATGCCACAGGTACATCCTTGGTATTACATCCACGTAACCCATATGTCCCAACTGTTCACCTCAACTACCGTTATTTTGAAGCTGGCCCAGTTTGGTGGTTCGGTGGTGGTGCTGACTTAACTCCTTATTATCCCTTTGCTGAGGATGCAGCACATTTCCATAAAACCTTGAAGCAGGCTTGCGACGAACATCACCCAGAGTATTACCCAGTATTTAAGCGTTGGTGTGATGAGTACTTCTATCTCAAACACCGGGGCGAAACCAGAGGTATTGGTGGTTTATTTTTTGATTATCAAGACGGAAACGGTGTTTTATATCGCGGACCTGACCCCAAAGGTGAAGCAGCCAAATATAGTAACCAAGTAGGCGAACCAGCACCACGCGATTGGGAAGATTTGTTTAGTTTTATCCAGGGTTCGGGTAAAGCGTTTCTACCTGCTTATGTACCCATTGTTGAGCGTCGTCATGGGATAGAATATGGCGATCGCCAACGTAATTTCCAACTATATCGTCGGGGTAGATACGTCGAATTTAACTTAGTTTACGACCGAGGTACAATTTTCGGCTTACAAACCAATGGACGCACGGAATCTATTTTGATGTCTTTACCACCTCTAGTACGTTGGGAATACGGTTATCAGCCAGAACCCAATACACCAGAAGCAGAGTTATATGATACATTCCTCAAACCCCAAGATTGGAGCAACTGGACACCAAACAAGTAG
- a CDS encoding polyketide cyclase / dehydrase and lipid transport, protein MGTWLSKFVHRKRRRFCVSLAQTYREISSASVDELWQKVVDLTDVSWHPLLKSTNVPYGLVPKPGLIYQAVTRFSPIPIRIFVERVNHKELLSIRVMAIPGIEERVTYQVESTVCGTCLSYSVTLSGWLSPLIWSLFRPYVDRVARSLVESVEKAALQAVSGKKESLSDNCFDF, encoded by the coding sequence ATGGGAACGTGGTTATCCAAATTCGTCCACCGTAAACGCCGTCGATTTTGCGTTTCTCTGGCACAAACATATAGAGAAATTAGTTCTGCCTCTGTAGATGAACTGTGGCAAAAGGTCGTAGATTTAACAGATGTTTCTTGGCATCCATTGCTTAAAAGTACTAACGTACCCTACGGATTAGTACCTAAGCCTGGATTAATATATCAAGCTGTCACACGCTTTTCACCAATTCCTATCAGAATTTTTGTGGAACGGGTTAACCACAAGGAATTATTAAGTATTCGAGTGATGGCTATCCCTGGCATAGAAGAAAGGGTTACGTACCAAGTAGAGTCTACAGTCTGTGGAACTTGTTTATCTTATTCAGTTACCTTAAGCGGCTGGTTATCACCGCTAATTTGGTCATTGTTCCGTCCTTACGTAGATCGTGTAGCACGTTCCTTAGTAGAATCCGTAGAAAAAGCCGCATTACAAGCTGTCTCAGGGAAGAAAGAAAGCCTGAGCGATAATTGTTTTGATTTTTAA
- a CDS encoding Mrp/NBP35 family ATP-binding protein yields MYDVLDSQSVLEVLRPVQDPELRKSLVELNMIRNVKIDGGKVSFTLVLTTPACPLREFIVEDCQKAVKKLPGVTDVSVEVTAETPQQKSLPDRNGVPGVKNIIAISSGKGGVGKSTVAVNVAVALAQTGAKVGLLDADIYGPNDPTMLGLSEAQIVVRSTEKGEVLEPAFNHGVKLVSMGFLIDRDQPVIWRGPMLNGVIRQFLYQVEWGELDYLLVDMPPGTGDAQLTLTQAVPMSGAVIVTTPQTVALLDSRKGLRMFQQMNVSVLGIVENMSYFIPPDMPDKQYDIFGSGGGSKTAAELGVPLLGCIPLEISTRIGGDNGVPIVVADPDSASAQALKAIALAIAGKVSVAALT; encoded by the coding sequence ATGTACGATGTCCTTGATTCACAATCTGTTTTAGAAGTGTTGCGACCAGTGCAAGACCCAGAACTGCGTAAGAGTCTGGTAGAACTGAATATGATTCGCAACGTCAAAATTGATGGTGGGAAAGTAAGCTTCACCTTGGTTTTGACTACACCTGCTTGTCCGTTGCGGGAATTTATTGTCGAAGATTGCCAAAAGGCAGTGAAAAAGTTACCTGGGGTGACAGATGTCAGTGTAGAGGTAACGGCAGAAACGCCCCAACAAAAAAGCTTACCCGATCGCAATGGTGTTCCTGGTGTGAAAAATATTATCGCCATCTCCAGTGGTAAAGGCGGTGTCGGTAAAAGCACTGTGGCGGTAAACGTCGCCGTCGCCCTTGCGCAAACAGGAGCAAAAGTTGGTTTGCTTGATGCGGATATTTACGGCCCCAACGATCCCACAATGCTGGGATTATCTGAGGCGCAAATTGTAGTACGTTCCACAGAAAAAGGCGAAGTCTTAGAGCCAGCCTTTAATCATGGTGTCAAATTAGTTTCAATGGGCTTTTTGATTGACAGGGATCAGCCTGTAATTTGGCGGGGGCCAATGTTGAATGGGGTAATTCGTCAGTTTCTCTATCAAGTAGAATGGGGCGAACTCGACTACTTACTTGTGGATATGCCCCCAGGAACAGGCGATGCTCAATTAACCTTAACTCAGGCTGTGCCAATGTCTGGGGCAGTAATTGTCACTACACCGCAAACCGTGGCTTTGTTAGATTCTCGTAAAGGTTTACGGATGTTCCAACAAATGAACGTCTCTGTTTTGGGAATAGTAGAAAATATGAGCTACTTTATTCCCCCTGATATGCCAGATAAACAGTACGATATCTTTGGTTCTGGTGGCGGCTCCAAAACAGCAGCCGAATTAGGCGTACCCCTCTTAGGCTGCATACCCCTGGAGATTTCCACCAGAATTGGTGGTGATAACGGTGTACCGATAGTAGTTGCTGACCCAGATTCAGCTTCTGCTCAAGCCTTAAAAGCGATCGCCCTAGCCATTGCCGGTAAGGTATCAGTCGCAGCATTAACATAG
- the rodA gene encoding rod shape-determining protein RodA translates to MLLKRSLPKVRWKSWVKPWQQLDWILFFLAVTVSFFGGLMILSTELKQPVTDWWWHWLIAGIGAVIALTLARCRYENLLQWHWVTYALTNASLIAVMVAGSSAKGAQRWLPIAGFNVQPSEFAKIGMIITLAALLHKRTATRIEDVFRVLAITAVPWLLVFVQPDLATSLVFGAIVLGMLYWANANPGWLILMISPIVAAILFSTSWPLAEPIILFKEIFVTPLGVIWAIAMGILGWLTLPWRRFNLGALSALTLNLLGGELGIFAWNHVLKEYQKNRLTAFINPEHDPLGSGYHLIQSRIAIGAGEVWGWGLFKGPMTQLNFVPEQHTDFIFSAVGEEFGFSGCLIILFVFCLICWRLLHIAQTAKDNFGSLLAIGVLSMIVFQLVVNVGMNVGLAPVAGIPLPWMSYGRSAMLTNFISLGIVESVANFRQRQKYYF, encoded by the coding sequence ATGTTATTAAAACGATCACTTCCTAAAGTTCGCTGGAAGTCTTGGGTCAAGCCTTGGCAACAATTAGACTGGATACTATTTTTTTTGGCGGTTACGGTGAGCTTCTTTGGTGGTCTGATGATCCTCAGCACCGAACTGAAACAGCCTGTAACAGACTGGTGGTGGCACTGGCTAATTGCTGGTATTGGTGCTGTTATTGCTTTAACTTTGGCTCGTTGTCGTTACGAAAATCTTTTGCAATGGCATTGGGTTACTTATGCGTTGACTAATGCTAGTCTAATTGCCGTCATGGTTGCGGGTTCGAGTGCTAAAGGCGCACAACGTTGGTTGCCAATTGCGGGGTTTAATGTCCAACCTTCAGAGTTTGCCAAAATTGGCATGATTATCACCCTAGCGGCTTTACTACACAAACGTACCGCCACTAGAATTGAGGATGTTTTTCGGGTTCTGGCAATTACTGCTGTGCCTTGGTTATTAGTATTTGTCCAGCCAGATTTAGCTACATCTTTAGTTTTTGGTGCGATCGTTTTAGGGATGCTTTATTGGGCAAATGCTAACCCTGGTTGGTTAATCTTGATGATTTCGCCTATTGTTGCTGCCATATTGTTTAGCACTTCTTGGCCTTTAGCAGAACCAATAATTCTGTTTAAGGAAATTTTTGTGACACCTCTTGGTGTTATTTGGGCGATCGCAATGGGTATTTTAGGTTGGCTGACTCTTCCCTGGCGACGATTTAACTTAGGTGCATTGAGCGCATTGACTTTAAATTTGCTTGGCGGTGAATTAGGTATTTTTGCCTGGAACCATGTACTCAAGGAATACCAAAAAAATAGATTAACCGCATTTATCAACCCCGAACATGATCCTCTGGGTTCTGGATACCACCTGATTCAATCACGTATTGCCATTGGTGCTGGAGAAGTTTGGGGTTGGGGTCTGTTTAAAGGGCCAATGACGCAATTAAATTTTGTGCCTGAACAGCATACTGACTTTATTTTCTCCGCTGTAGGTGAAGAATTTGGTTTTTCTGGATGTTTAATTATTTTGTTTGTCTTCTGCTTAATTTGCTGGCGACTACTGCATATAGCACAAACAGCCAAAGATAATTTTGGTTCTTTGTTAGCCATTGGTGTTTTATCGATGATTGTGTTTCAGTTAGTTGTAAATGTAGGTATGAACGTAGGTTTAGCACCAGTAGCAGGTATTCCCCTACCTTGGATGAGTTATGGACGTTCTGCCATGCTGACCAATTTCATCTCCTTAGGGATAGTAGAATCGGTAGCAAACTTTCGACAGCGACAAAAGTATTATTTTTAG
- a CDS encoding NAD(P)H dehydrogenase subunit NdhS, translated as MILPGATVRVTNSNDTYYRYEGLVQRVTDGKVAVLFEGGNWDKLITFRLSELEPVEVTAGKKKGK; from the coding sequence ATGATCCTACCTGGAGCAACTGTTCGAGTCACAAATTCCAACGATACTTATTATCGCTACGAAGGACTAGTACAACGGGTAACTGATGGCAAAGTAGCTGTTTTGTTTGAAGGCGGTAATTGGGACAAGCTCATTACCTTCCGTCTATCAGAACTTGAACCTGTAGAAGTCACCGCCGGGAAGAAGAAAGGAAAATAA